A window of the Microplitis mediator isolate UGA2020A chromosome 5, iyMicMedi2.1, whole genome shotgun sequence genome harbors these coding sequences:
- the LOC130668915 gene encoding uncharacterized protein LOC130668915 codes for MQRSLNIKTFGVAGHSSSFHYIAYSSSSNIDLRAHVLPSLTVELPPVVITSQSWHHIADLELADPGHLSPGRIDILIGADSYGRIIKPGVITGNSGQPIAIQTIFGWAVLGPAGPSSTTEPAHQGHLISNSQLYELVSRFWKYEEVPSSHQESLSAGEAECEAHFISTHSRDSSGRYIVRMPFKPNVPPLGHSKGIA; via the exons ATGCAACGCAGCCTCAACATCAAGACCTTTGGTGTTGCTGGCCACAGCTCAAGCTTTCATTATATCGCCTACTCATCGTCCTCAAACA TTGATCTACGTGCTCACGTACTGCCGTCTCTTACCGTCGAATTGCCCCCAGTCGTCATCACAAGTCAATCCTGGCATCACATCGCAGACTTGGAGCTGGCTGATCCGGGTCACCTATCTCCAGGTCGGATAGACATCCTCATCGGAGCCGACTCCTATGGTCGAATTATCAAGCCTGGAGTAATCACAGGAAACTCGGGTCAGCCTATCGCTATTCAGACTATCTTCGGATGGGCAGTTCTTGGTCCTGCTGGTCCATCTTCTACCACCGAGCCTGCTCACCAAGGTCATCTTATCTCAAACTCGCAGCTTTACGAACTCGTCTCGAGATTTTGGAAGTACGAGGAAGTTCCATCCTCTCACCAAGAGTCTCTCAGTGCTGGAGAAGCTGAGTGCGAAGCTCACTTCATCTCCACTCACTCTCGCGACAGCTCAGGTCGCTACATCGTGCGCATGCCCTTCAAACCCAACGTTCCTCCACTTGGACACTCGAAAGGCATCGCTTAA